The following proteins are co-located in the Solanum pennellii chromosome 1, SPENNV200 genome:
- the LOC107021988 gene encoding uncharacterized protein LOC107021988: MVPKKEGHAHLSAMQIVKVLKKGKSMFLATIASTGEDNGTMESLPPIIEKVHEDNKDVMPNELLKTLPPRREVDHKIELEVGAKPPTHAPYRMDPPELEELRKQLKEILEDGHIRQSKAPYGAPVLFQKKKDGSLRLCIDYRALNKAKYFTKMDLRKGYYQVRIAEGDEPKTACVTRYGAYESNTLEEHVEHLRRVYQVFRENQLYVKREKCEFDQHEVHFLGHIISQGELWMDETKIRAIQEWEAPTQVTELQSFLGLANYYRSWLLLSVVAAGGWLLLSAAGCCCAAGGRRLVAAVLLAGGGWLLLCCWLRLAAASLVVAGAWRCFREDKSGWRLGVEEEERNEEEEVKKMRSELKKSGRKRNRPRRGNVVTDALSRKAELAAITTAHCEIQDAIKDGMQHDPEAKKLMELASQGRTRRFWVENGLFLTTGRRVYVPKFGSIRRRIIKESHDKPWAGNLGKQRTGALIEAIYL, translated from the exons ATGGTGCCGAAGAAGGAAGGACACGCCCACTTATCGGCCATGCAGATTGTGAAGGTCCTAAAGAAAGGGAAATCAATGTTCCTGGCTACAATTGCAAGTACGGGAGAAGACAATGGTACTATGGAGTCATTGCCACCGATCATAGAGAAAGTCCATGAAGACAACAAGGATGTGATGCCGAACGAGCTGTTGAAGACTCTACCTCCAAGGCGCGAGGTAGATCACAAGATAGAGTTGGAGGTCGGAGCCAAGCCACCCACACATGCACCTTACCGTATGGATCCACCCGAGTTAGAGGAGCTAAGGAAGCAGTTGAAGGAAATCCTCGAAGACGGTCACATTCGTCAATCCAAGGCACCTTATGGCGCGCCAGTGCTGTTCCAGAAGAAAAAAGATGGGTCATTGCGATTATGCATCGACTATAGGGCACTCAATAAG GCCAAATACTTCACCAAGATGGATCTCCGAAAAGGCTACTACCAAGTGCGCATCGCGGAGGGGGATGAGCCGAAGACAGCATGCGTGACCAGATATGGAGCATACGAGAG CAACACCTTGGAGGAGCACGTGGAGCACCTTAGGAGAGTCTACCAAGTCTTTCGGGAAAACCAGCTCTATGTCAAGCGAGAGAAGTGCGAGTTTGATCAGCATGAGGTACACTTCTTAGGACATATCATCAGCCAAGGCGAACTATGGATGGACGAGACAAAGATCCGAGCGATACAGGAGTGGGAGGCGCCCACACAAGTGACCGAGTTGCAATCTTTTCTTGGACTTGCAAATTACTATCGTAG CTGGCTGCTGCTGAGTGTTGTCGCGGCTGGCGGCTGGCTGCTGCTGTCTGCGGCTGGCTGCTGCTGTGCTGCTGGCGGGCGGCGGCTGGTTGCTGCTGTGCTGCTGGCGGGCGGCGGCTGGTTGCTGCTGTGCTGCTGGCTGCGGCTGGCTGCTGCTTCCCTTGTTGTGGCTGGCGCCTGGCGGTGCTTCAGGGAAGACAAGAGTGGTTGGAGACTTGGAGTAGAAGAGGAAGAGAGAAATGAAGAGGAAGAAGTCAAGAAGATGAGGAGTGAATTGAAAAAATCTGGTAGAAAGAGAAATAGG CCAAGAAGAGGCAATGTCGTGACCGACGCACTAAGCAGGAAGGCCGAGCTTGCTGCCATCACTACAGCTCACTGTGAAATTCAAGATGCAATCAAAGATGGTATGCAACACGATCCAGAGGCCAAGAAGCTGATGGAATTGGCGTCCCAAGGCAGAACCAGACGCTTTTGGGTAGAAAATGGACTTTTTCTCACTACCGGCCGAAGGGTCTATGTACCCAAGTTTGGGTCTATCAGGCGGCGTATAATTAAGGAAAGTCACGATAAACCGTGGGCGGGGAATCTAGGGAAGCAACGTACGGGGGCACTGATCGAGGCTATTTACTTGTAG